CGCGCAGGCGTTTCAGGTCGAGCAGTATTCGATGGAGCCCAACCTGCTGCCGCACGATCGGGTGCTGGTCAACAAATTCATCTACCGCTTCCGGCAGCCCCACCCGGGCGAGATCGTCGTGCTCAAGCCGCCGACCGATCCGTCGCGCAACTACATCAAGCGCGTGGTGGCCGTGTCGGGCCAGCGCGTCCAGATCCGTGCCGACCACGTCTACGTGAACGGGCGGGTACTGCCGGAGGGGTACCTCGGCGTCGCAACGGCCGGCGAATACGGTCCGGTCGTCGTGCCGGTCCACGAGGTGTTCGTGCTCGGCGACAACCGCGGCAACAGCGAGGACAGCCGCGCCTTCGGATTCGTGCCGGACCGCAACCTCGTCGGCGAAGCGATCCTGATCTACTGGCCGCCGCAGCGGGTCCAAGTTCTCCGGTGATACCCGCGCTCCGGGGGTAGGCCGCACGGCCGCGCTCACCGAACTGCCCGTCCGCCAAAAATACGCGGTGGCCCTATCGTCGGTGGCCGCCGCGGCGCTTCTCACCGTGTTGAAGGCGGCCGTCGGGCTGCTCACGGGCAGCCTCGGCATTCTCTCGGAGGCCGCGCACTCCGCGCTCGACCTCGTCGCGGCCTTCGTCACGTACATGTCCGTCCGCGTTGCCGACCAACCGGCGGATCCGGAGCATCCGTTCGGACACGGCAAAGTCGAGCACCTATCCGCTTTCATTCAGACGGCGCTCCTCGCGGTCACGAGCGTCTGGATCGTCGTCGAGGCGATTCGCCGTCTTTTTTTCAGCGGCTCGCACGTCGCGACGTCGATCTGGGCCTTTGCCGTGCTGGGGCTGTCGATTCTGATCGATTCGTTTCGCTCGCGCGCGCTGTCCCGCGTGGCCGCCCAGTACGGCAGCCAGGCGCTCGAGGCGGATTCCCTGCACTTCTCGACGGACGTCTGGAGCACGAGCACCGTCGTGCTCGGCCTGGTGCTGGTTTCGGTGGGCGTGACGGTCCGGGTGCCGTGGCTTGCGAACGCCGACCCGGTCGCGGCGTTGATCGTTGCCGGCGTGACCCTGTATGTTGGGACGCGCCTCGGCAACCGCACGGTCGGCGCCCTCATGGACGCAGCGCCCGAGGGGGTTCCCGAGCGCATCGCGGACGCCGCCGCGAAGGTGCCGGGCGTGCTCGAAGTCGAGCGGGTGCGCGCGCGGCAGAGCGGCAACCGTCTGTTCGCCGACCTGCGGCTGGTCCTGGAAAGCAACATCCCGTTCGAGCACGCGCAGTCCGTGGTGGACCGCGTCGAGGGCGCGATTCACGAACTCTATCCGGCCGCCGACGTCGTTGCCGATGCGGTGCCGGACGTGCCGGCGCGCCGCGATCTCGTGCAGCGGGTGCGGTCGGTGGCGCACCGGGAGAACTTTCAGATCCACGATGTGACGGTCTTCGAGACGCGGGGCCGGATCAAGGTCGATTTGGATCTGGAAGTCGATCCGCAGATCCGCTTCACGGCGGCCCACGACCGGGCGACCGAGCTCGAGCGCGCGATTCGCGACGCGCTGCCCGAGATCGACGAGGTCAACGTCCACATCGAACCGCTGCCGCGGCGCGTCGAAACCGCGCGGGAGGCGACCCGGGTCCGGGAACAGCTGGAGCGCCGCATGCTCGAGATCGCGCGCCGGCTGCCGGGCGTCGTGAACTGCCACTCCGTCGAAGTCCATCAGATCGGCCGGGCCCTTCTCGCCATGGTGCACTGTACGCTGCAGCCGGATCTCTCTGTGACAC
The nucleotide sequence above comes from bacterium. Encoded proteins:
- the lepB gene encoding signal peptidase I → MTGRDTRRSILDFLKTLVVAFVLAQFVMISVAQAFQVEQYSMEPNLLPHDRVLVNKFIYRFRQPHPGEIVVLKPPTDPSRNYIKRVVAVSGQRVQIRADHVYVNGRVLPEGYLGVATAGEYGPVVVPVHEVFVLGDNRGNSEDSRAFGFVPDRNLVGEAILIYWPPQRVQVLR
- a CDS encoding cation diffusion facilitator family transporter, whose amino-acid sequence is MALSSVAAAALLTVLKAAVGLLTGSLGILSEAAHSALDLVAAFVTYMSVRVADQPADPEHPFGHGKVEHLSAFIQTALLAVTSVWIVVEAIRRLFFSGSHVATSIWAFAVLGLSILIDSFRSRALSRVAAQYGSQALEADSLHFSTDVWSTSTVVLGLVLVSVGVTVRVPWLANADPVAALIVAGVTLYVGTRLGNRTVGALMDAAPEGVPERIADAAAKVPGVLEVERVRARQSGNRLFADLRLVLESNIPFEHAQSVVDRVEGAIHELYPAADVVADAVPDVPARRDLVQRVRSVAHRENFQIHDVTVFETRGRIKVDLDLEVDPQIRFTAAHDRATELERAIRDALPEIDEVNVHIEPLPRRVETAREATRVREQLERRMLEIARRLPGVVNCHSVEVHQIGRALLAMVHCTLQPDLSVTRVHDITEELELRVREEFRQGIKVSIHPEPAGGREGH